Within Deinococcus actinosclerus, the genomic segment CCAGTCAGACTCACATGCACCCCACAAGCAGAAGAGCCAGAACCCGCAGGCTCCGGCTCCTCAGCGCACTGTCCTGAATCAGTCCGCGGCGGCGGCGGTGGGCACTTCGATGCTGATGAAGCGGCCCTTGGCGCCACGGTTCGTGAACACGACCCGGCCGTTTTCCAGGGCGAAGAGGGTGTGGTCGCGGCCCATGCCCACGTTCGGGCCGGCCTTGAACTTCGTGCCGCGCTGGCGGACGAGGATGTTGCCGGCCAGCACCTGCTCGCCGCCGAACTTCTTCACGCCCAGGTACTTGGGCTGGCTGTCACGTCCGTTCTTGGACGAACCTACGCCTTTCTTGTGTGCCATGTCGGTATCCTCCCTTAGCCCTTGATGCCCAGGATCTTGATCGCGGTGTAGTCCTGGCGGTGGCCGGTGCGGCGGCGGTACTGGATGCCGCTCTTGTACTTGCGCACGTAGATCTTCTCGCCACGGCCGTGCTCGACGACTTCGGCGTTCACGGTGAACTTGCCGGCGGCGTCGCCGAAGACGGTCTGGTCGCCGCCCACGAAGATGGGGGTCAGGTCGAGCTTGTCGCCCGCTTCGCCTTTCAGGCTCTCGACGCGGATGACGTCGCCTTCCTGCACGCGGTACTGTTTCCCGCCGGTCTGAATGATTGCAAACATGGTGTTTCCTCCTGCCGCGCGCCCGAAGAAACGCTGCCCTGGGCGGCCTTGGCCTGCTGCACCCGCTCGGCGGGTCACCAAGCAAGTACTGTAACACACCGGTCAGGCATAGGGAACCCGTCCGGGTCCGGCGGATCAGCGCAGACTCGGGGGTGGCAGGCAACGGCGCTCGGCCCGCGCGGGGCGGGGGAAAGCTGTTCGGTTGCGTGCGGGTTCCCGGGTCTGGTGAACGTGTCCTCGCGGTACACGTGGGCTCGCGCGGGGCGAGCCGGGTTCTGCTGATCCTCCAGAGCTGCCCTGGGGCAGCTGATCCTGGCAGCATAGCACGGAACCCGGGGGCCGCCGGGTGCGTACTGGCCCCCGTGA encodes:
- the rpmA gene encoding 50S ribosomal protein L27, with amino-acid sequence MAHKKGVGSSKNGRDSQPKYLGVKKFGGEQVLAGNILVRQRGTKFKAGPNVGMGRDHTLFALENGRVVFTNRGAKGRFISIEVPTAAAAD
- the rplU gene encoding 50S ribosomal protein L21: MFAIIQTGGKQYRVQEGDVIRVESLKGEAGDKLDLTPIFVGGDQTVFGDAAGKFTVNAEVVEHGRGEKIYVRKYKSGIQYRRRTGHRQDYTAIKILGIKG